The following coding sequences are from one Culex quinquefasciatus strain JHB chromosome 1, VPISU_Cqui_1.0_pri_paternal, whole genome shotgun sequence window:
- the LOC119765336 gene encoding replication factor C subunit 5: MLKDAKSNLPWVEKYRPATLDDLISHEEIISTINKFINENQLPHLLFYGPPGTGKTSTILACARQLYKPQTFNQMVLELNASDDRGINIVRGQILNFASTRTIFSGGYKLIILDEADAMTNDAQNALRRIIEKYTDNVRFCIICNYLSKIIPALQSRCTRFRFAPLNAEQILPRLEHVVEAEAIKVSEDGKKALMTLAGGDMRKVLNVLQSTWMAYKDVTEDNVYTCVGHPLKSDIANIVKWLLNTESFKEIFENIQELKTNKGLALEDILTEIHLYVHRMELPPRVMSLLLIKMAAIEERLAAGCVEKPQMAALIAAFQIARDQVIVEG; the protein is encoded by the exons ATGCTGAAGGACGCCAAATCGAACCTGCCCTGGGTGGAGAAGTACCGCCCGGCCACGCTCGACGATCTCATCTCGCACGAGGAAATTATCTCCACGA TCAACAAGTTCATCAACGAGAACCAGCTGCCCCACCTGCTGTTCTACGGCCCGCCCGGAACGGGCAAAACCAGCACGATTCTGGCCTGCGCCCGGCAGCTGTACAAACCGCAAACCTTCAACCAGATGGTGCTGGAGTTGAACGCGTCGGACGACCGAGGCATCAACATTGTCCGCGGCCAAATTCTGAACTTTGCCTCGACGCGGACGATCTTCAGCGGGGGCTACAAGCTGATCATCCTGGACGAGGCGGACGCCATGACGAACGACGCCCAGAACGCGCTCCGGCGGATCATCGAAAAGTACACGGACAACGTGCGGTTCTGCATCATCTGTAACTACCTGAGCAAGATCATTCCGGCGCTGCAGTCGCGTTGCACGCGGTTCCGCTTTGCGCCTCTGAACGCCGAGCAGATTCTGCCCCGGCTGGAGCACGTGGTGGAGGCGGAGGCCATCAAGGTGTCCGAGGACGGCAAGAAGGCGCTGATGACGCTGGCCGGCGGCGACATGCGCAAGGTGCTGAACGTGCTGCAGAGCACCTGGATGGCGTACAAGGACGTGACCGAGGACAACGTGTACACGTGCGTCGGGCACCCGCTCAAGAGCGACATCGCCAACATCGTCAAGTGGCTGCTCAACACCGAGAGCTTCAAGGAGATCTTTGAGA ACATCCAGGAGCTCAAAACAAACAAAGGGCTCGCCCTGGAGGACATCCTCACGGAGATCCACCTGTACGTACACCGGATGGAGTTGCCGCCGCGGGTGATGTCGCTGCTGCTGATCAAGATGGCCGCCATCGAGGAACGGCTGGCCGCCGGGTGTGTGGAGAAGCCCCAGATGGCGGCGCTGATTGCGGCCTTTCAGATTGCCCGCGATCAGGTCATCGTGGAGGGTTGA
- the LOC119771109 gene encoding uncharacterized protein LOC119771109, which yields MSDGEFSDDDRESMHSADDTGFIGFPEEKLAVPVRSAIVRNPNQQVQQQVPRELQGLFRLREQMRQRIVGVRRNLQKQKQLAVGPLKVMKEMLAAAFKEYNGCHNEVMTWITDDELPAQVAIYQEFEDMYFEVSTTVEELYLEVKNRDATPSNTKPQVVVQQRPLKVPIPSFDGSYANWPKFKAIFLDLMANSGDSDVVKLYHLEKALVGEAEGSIDAKVLNEGNYKQAWADLAERFDNLRVIVESHLRALLSLKRMTSESHNELRSLINEVTRNVESLRYLKQELTGVSEHMLVFLITNALDQSTRKAWEATQKKGELPKYAPTMEFLKSRAHILENCEVAFEYQSPPATKPKPTFKPAQRSHAVAAIPASESTCDFCGGSHGNYQCSTLTSLSMPQRREKVRVAGLCYNCLRKGHFVSGCPSTKACRKCEARHNTLLHDDAASIPGRAVQPKPLVVAEATALQPAVEEAPSSEVRHVSASCSSLFPTRSKTVLLLTAVVDALDKHGKPQPCRVLLDSGSQVNFVTEELANRLGVKKQPANVPITGINELRTHARDKVLVKFRSRVSSFACALECLVTPKVTGKIPSRKIDVSGWRLPEGVVLADQDFHTPDKVDMLIGGELFFDILKPRHLRLSDNLPQLRETHLGWVVAGVLKEPYVADVPIQHSNMATLEEVETMMKQFWQVEDLPDVPKLSREEAACESHFLSTYRRDPTGRFVVQQPFKKNVVNLDDCRDLALKRFLMLEKRLMRNPELQTQYIQFIREYEALGHCHEVIEADDPQGQKNFYLPHHAVLRPSSSSTKCRVVFDASARTSPNNLALNDVLLVGPVVQSELYAIMLRFRIHKIAFTADISKMYRQILMAPEHRHYQRIFWREQTTQPLRVLELDTVTYGTASAPYQATRCLAQLAEEEKDEFPIAARIVQQEVYMDDMLSGAETVSEAIEAQQQLKQLLGHGGFPVHKWCSNSVEFLKHVPVEERETQVPLEESGANKVIKVLGLLWDPEADTLLIANQTRPSTSDVVTKRRIYAEVAKFYDPLGLFSPAIVLAKLQSQHLWKIKADWDDPLEGEVARHWQDLQVSLAKLNQIQVPRRVTANNAVAYELHGFADASNVAYGACVYLRSIFADGSAKMSLLTSKSKLAPLKELSIPRKECCGALLLTRLVKKVITELNMEFQDVVLWCDSMIVLAWIKKPLNQLKQFVRNRIAVIQDETEGFRWEYINTENNPADIVSRGQGPELLRDNRLWWYGPDFLAYENYQTVPPQAVPDDDLPEMNAVFAAPTVSIEPFPLFSRCSSFRKIQRIVGYALRFAENCRKKPAERRSGQILTIIELRKSREAILKVIQLVHLGDEIRRVRLNEPCKRIGNLRPILHEGLLRVGGRLDRSQLAFECRHPIILPDKDPLVRKMIEEMHIDFVHVGQNGLVNALRQRFWLLNARSTIRKITRRCVKCFRCDPTRTTQLMGNLPPARVVPSPPFAATGVDYAGPFWVKQGSRRPTLVKAYLAVFVCMATKAVHLELVSDLSTDAFVAALRRMISRRGCVQELHSNNATNFKGAHHELHELHKQFRDQLAVQRIVQFCQEREIEWHFIPPDAPEFGGLWEAAVKSAKTHLKRIVGNAKLTYEEFSTVLTEIEAVLNSRPMFAVSNDPADPLVITPAHYLIGRPLTAPAEPSLEDLNANRLDRWQHLQLMREHFWRAWSREYLNTLQPRKKNLRAMPNVRVGMIVLLHDRVLPPLNWKLGRITAVYPGEDGFVRAVDVTVNGSTYRRPINKISILPIEDNQPDEASKVEQTQPGGGCSVSPLPHDDAHAD from the coding sequence ATGTCCGATGGTGAATTCAGTGATGATGACCGCGAATCGATGCATTCGGCGGACGACACCGGATTCATCGGGTTTCCGGAAGAGAAACTCGCTGTCCCTGTACGGAGCGCCATTGTCCGGAACCCGAATCAGCAAGTGCAACAACAAGTTCCAAGGGAACTACAAGGCCTGTTCCGGCTTCGAGAGCAGATGAGGCAGAGGATCGTTGGTGTCCGTCGGAACctgcagaagcagaagcagctTGCTGTGGGACCGCTCAAGGTCATGAAGGAGATGCTGGCGGCCGCCTTCAAGGAATATAACGGGTGCCACAATGAAGTCATGACGTGGATAACGGACGACGAACTTCCGGCTCAAGTGGCGATTTACCAAGAGTTCGAAGACATGTACTTCGAGGTCTCGACGACTGTGGAAGAGCTGTATCTGGAGGTCAAGAACCGAGATGCAACGCCGTCGAATACCAAGCCGCAAGTTGTTGTCCAGCAACGCCCCTTGAAAGTGCCAATCCCCTCTTTTGACGGCAGTTACGCAAACTGGCCGAAATTCAAAGCCATCTTTCTAGACCTGATGGCCAACTCCGGGGATTCAGACGTGGTGAAGTTGTACCatctcgaaaaggcgctagTCGGGGAAGCCGAAGGGAGCATTGACGCGAAGGTCTTGAACGAGGGTAACTACAAACAAGCCTGGGCCGACCTCGCTGAACGCTTCGATAACCTGCGTGTGATCGTCGAGTCTCATCTACGAGCCCTGCTGTCGCTGAAAAGGATGACGTCCGAGTCGCATAATGAGTTGCGATCTCTGATAAACGAAGTTACGCGCAACGTGGAGAGCCTGCGGTACCTGAAACAGGAGTTGACTGGCGTGTCCGAGCACATGCTTGTATTTCTGATCACTAACGCGCTCGACCAGTCCACACGTAAAGCCTGGGAGGCTACGCAGAAGAAGGGAGAGCTACCGAAATACGCTCCGACCATGGAGTTCTTGAAGTCCAGAGCCCACATTCTGGAAAACTGTGAGGTGGCGTTCGAGTACCAAAGCCCACCAGCAACCAAGCCGAAACCTACGTTCAAACCAGCCCAGAGAAGTCATGCCGTGGCGGCCATTCCAGCATCCGAGTCGACGTGTGACTTTTGCGGTGGTTCCCACGGTAACTACCAGTGCTCGACCTTGACCTCTCTGTCCATGCCCCAGAGGAGGGAAAAGGTGCGAGTAGCTGGACTCTGTTACAACTGTCTGCGAAAGGGACACTTCGTGAGCGGGTGTCCATCTACGAAAGCGTGCCGAAAATGTGAAGCTCGTCACAACACGCTGTTGCACGATGACGCAGCGTCAATCCCTGGACGTGCCGTCCAGCCCAAGCCATTAGTCGTTGCTGAAGCAACAGCACTACAGCCTGCCGTAGAGGAGGCGCCGAGTTCGGAAGTACGTCATGTGTCTGCATCCTGCTCAAGCCTGTTTCCCACCAGGTCGAAGACTGTTCTACTGCTGACCGCAGTGGTAGATGCCCTCGACAAACACGGCAAACCCCAACCTTGCCGTGTTCTTCTCGACAGCGGTTCCCAAGTCAATTTCGTGACCGAGGAACTGGCCAACCGTTTGGGAGTAAAGAAGCAGCCAGCAAATGTCCCTATCACCGGAATCAACGAGTTGCGAACCCACGCCCGCGACAAGGTTCTAGTGAAGTTCCGATCCAGAGTATCCTCTTTCGCCTGTGCGCTTGAGTGTCTGGTCACACCGAAAGTGACTGGAAAAATTCCATCAAGAAAGATCGACGTCAGTGGTTGGCGTCTTCCGGAAGGAGTTGTACTGGCCGACCAAGATTTCCATACTCCAGACAAGGTGGACATGCTGATCGGCGGCGAACTCTTCTTTGACATCCTGAAACCAAGGCACCTCCGACTGTCAGATAATCTGCCACAGTTGCGAGAAACCCATTTGGGATGGGTCGTTGCTGGGGTCCTCAAGGAACCGTACGTCGCGGACGTACCAATTCAGCACTCTAACATGGCCACCTTGGAGGAAGTCGAGACAATGATGAAGCAGTTCTGGCAAGTTGAGGATTTGCCGGACGTCCCGAAACTTTCGCGAGAAGAAGCTGCTTGCGAATCTCACTTCCTGTCCACCTATCGACGTGACCCAACAGGAAGATTCGTGGTCCAGCAACCCTTCAAGAAAAACGTGGTCAATCTGGATGATTGCAGAGATCTTGCCCTGAAGCGATTCCTGATGCTCGAGAAGCGATTGATGCGAAACCCGGAACTCCAAACCCAGTACATCCAGTTCATTCGAGAATACGAAGCTCTCGGCCATTGCCACGAAGTGATTGAAGCAGACGATCCACAAGGCCAGAAGAACTTCTACTTGCCGCACCACGCAGTACTGCGGCCCTCGAGCTCGAGCACGAAGTGCCGCGTTGTTTTTGATGCCAGTGCAAGGACGTCCCCGAACAACTTGGCACTGAACGACGTTCTCCTCGTCGGTCCGGTAGTGCAAAGCGAGCTGTACGCCATCATGTTGCGGTTTCGGATTCACAAGATTGCGTTTACGGCGGATATCTCCAAAATGTACCGTCAAATTCTGATGGCCCCCGAACATCGACACTACCAACGGATCTTTTGGCGAGAGCAGACAACACAGCCGCTGCGGGTGCTTGAACTCGACACCGTTACGTACGGTACCGCATCAGCCCCGTACCAAGCAACCCGATGCCTCGCCCAGCTGGCCGAAGAAGAGAAGGACGAGTTCCCGATTGCAGCAAGGATCGTTCAGCAGGAGGTTTACATGGACGACATGCTCTCAGGAGCCGAAACGGTGTCGGAAGCGATTGAGGCGCAGCAACAATTGAAACAGCTTCTCGGACACGGTGGCTTCCCAGTCCATAAATGGTGCTCCAACTCGGTAGAGTTCCTCAAGCACGTGCCTGTAGAAGAACGTGAAACGCAAGTGCCGCTGGAGGAGAGTGGCGCGAACAAGGTCATCAAGGTTCTAGGACTGCTCTGGGACCCTGAAGCAGATACCCTACTGATTGCCAACCAAACCCGGCCGTCGACGAGTGATGTTGTAACCAAAAGAAGGATCTACGCTGAGGTTGCTAAGTTCTACGACCCACTCGGGCTCTTCTCGCCTGCTATCGTCCTCGCCAAACTACAATCGCAGCATCTTTGGAAAATCAAGGCAGACTGGGACGATCCGCTCGAAGGAGAGGTGGCGCGCCATTGGCAGGATCTTCAAGTGTCACTGGCGAAGCTCAATCAGATCCAAGTTCCGAGACGTGTAACGGCGAACAACGCGGTAGCTTATGAGTTGCACGGGTTTGCAGATGCTTCCAACGTAGCGTACGGAGCCTGTGTGTATTTGCGAAGCATTTTTGCCGACGGCTCGGCAAAGATGTCGCTGCTGACCAGCAAGTCCAAGCTGGCCCCCCTGAAAGAGCTGTCCATCCCTCGGAAGGAGTGCTGCGGTGCTCTTTTGTTGACACGTCTTGTGAAAAAGGTGATCACCGAGCTGAACATGGAGTTCCAAGATGTCGTACTGTGGTGCGATAGCATGATCGTGCTGGCCTGGATTAAAAAACCGCTCAACCAACTCAAGCAGTTTGTGAGAAATCGCATCGCTGTCATTCAGGACGAGACCGAAGGCTTCCGATGGGAGTATATCAACACGGAGAACAACCCTGCGGACATAGTTTCCCGCGGTCAGGGGCCAGAACTTCTGCGCGACAACCGGCTCTGGTGGTACGGCCCGGATTTTCTCGCCTACGAAAATTACCAGACTGTCCCGCCTCAAGCAGTGCCAGACGATGACCTCCCTGAGATGAACGCAGTCTTCGCAGCACCTACTGTGAGTATCGAACCTTTCCCACTCTTCTCCCGATGCAGTAGCTTCCGTAAGATCCAACGAATCGTCGGCTACGCTTTGCGTTTTGCCGAAAACTGCCGGAAGAAACCCGCTGAACGTAGGAGCGGCCAGATCTTGACGATCATAGAGCTGCGCAAGTCGAGGGAAGCAATACTGAAGGTGATTCAACTCGTTCATCTGGGAGACGAGATTCGGCGCGTTCGCCTCAACGAGCCTTGCAAACGGATCGGAAACCTTCGACCGATCCTTCACGAGGGATTACTCCGAGTTGGCGGTCGTCTCGATCGCTCACAGCTTGCATTTGAATGTCGACACCCAATCATCCTCCCGGACAAGGACCCGCTGGTGAGGAAGATGATAGAGGAAATGCACATCGATTTTGTGCATGTCGGTCAGAACGGACTTGTCAACGCCCTGCGTCAACGATTCTGGTTGCTAAACGCAAGATCTACTATCCGTAAAATTACGCGGCGATGCGTTAAGTGCTTCCGGTGTGACCCCACTCGTACAACGCAGCTGATGGGAAATTTACCTCCAGCGAGAGTTGTTCCTTCACCACCTTTTGCCGCCACTGGAGTTGACTACGCCGGTCCATTTTGGGTCAAGCAAGGTTCTCGTCGACCCACTCTTGTGAAGGCATACTTGGCAGTTTTTGTCTGTATGGCCACCAAAGCGGTGCATTTGGAGCTCGTGTCCGATCTCAGCACCGACGCATTCGTGGCGGCACTTCGACGGATGATCAGTCGCAGAGGGTGCGTTCAAGAGTTGCATTCGAACAACGCAACTAACTTCAAGGGCGCTCACCACGAATTGCACGAGCTTCACAAGCAGTTCCGGGATCAGCTAGCGGTTCAGCGCATCGTACAATTTTGCCAAGAACGTGAGATCGAGTGGCATTTTATTCCACCGGACGCTCCCGAGTTCGGTGGGCTATGGGAGGCAGCTGTAAAATCCGCTAAAACTCACCTGAAGCGCATCGTAGGTAATGCGAAGTTGACTTACGAAGAGTTCTCAACTGTGCTGACTGAAATCGAAGCCGTACTGAACTCGCGCCCGATGTTCGCTGTGTCCAACGATCCTGCCGACCCGCTGGTGATCACACCGGCACATTACCTGATTGGCCGTCCTCTCACCGCCCCGGCTGAACCGTCTCTGGAGGATTTGAACGCCAACCGATTGGATCGGTGGCAACACCTGCAGCTCATGCGTGAGCACTTTTGGCGTGCCTGGAGTCGTGAATATTTAAACACACTGCAACCACGGAAGAAAAACTTGCGCGCAATGCCAAATGTTCGTGTCGGTATGATCGTCTTGCTTCACGACCGAGTTCTGCCACCCCTTAATTGGAAGCTAGGACGAATCACGGCGGTTTATCCAGGAGAAGACGGATTTGTACGAGCAGTTGACGTGACCGTGAACGGATCGACCTACCGGCGCCCCATCAACAAGATCTCCATCCTTCCGATCGAGGACAACCAACCAGATGAAGCTTCTAAGGTTGAGCAGACTCAACCGGGGGGAGGATGTTCGGTGTCGCCCCTCCCGCACGACGACGCCCATGCTGATTAA
- the LOC119765491 gene encoding transcription factor grauzone-like, which yields MESPPADQPRSCYACLQQPSDFIPIADEVGPKAELPSTAEPIGRTSSYRGDIIAKHFWFEKDDLMRGVICTSCWSKIEDFHQFYSEIEQAHEHKLGFTIVQIKQEDGVEVEEEQEEIVVEPITAEEIEREEEEAELKREEVNVSETEDDDDDEEEEEEEDDEFELEPDQPKRRKRIKKKGTKLAERMAKSDSLIAQFCKMFCDQCSQEFPNFSQLYAHSAAVHQRKPAVFCCDRKFNNRIRLFDHIQRHVDPDRFQCKHCKRVCLDRESLKRHTVMVHTPEEKRPFKCDRCPKSYTIQNEFVKHVKYHQAMDTKEFPCGLCDKFFGNAALLKQHNKNVHSTTYEFVCDTCAKGFNSRGLFTKHLKEHDPKVRAEKAQCPICFQWLLKVSLSKHVMRHNSGGPVRCDLCGKESPNLLALRSHKQFFHKEAKFGCSVCDKVFKRAISLKEHMATHSGAVLYTCPHCPKTFNSNANMHSHRKKMHPQEWLDAKMQRLTKHETKGEEGEGE from the exons ATGGAATCTCCGCCTGCGGACCAGCCCCGGAGCTGCTACGCGTGCCTCCAGCAACCCAGCGACTTTATACCGATCGCCGACGAAGTCGGACCCAAAGCCGAACTACCCAGCACCGCGGAACCAATCGGTCGGACATCCTCCTACCGGGGCGATATCATTGCCAAACACTTCTGGTTTGAG AAGGACGACCTGATGCGGGGCGTGATCTGCACCAGCTGCTGGTCCAAAATCGAAGACTTTCACCAGTTCTACAGCGAGATCGAGCAAGCGCACGAGCACAAGCTGGGCTTCACGATCGTCCAGATAAAGCAGGAGGATGGTGTGGAGGTGGAGGAGGAGCAGGAGGAGATCGTCGTGGAACCGATAACTGCGGAGGAAATTgagagggaggaggaggaggcagAGTTGAAGCGTGAGGAAGTCAATGTTTCGGAAACTgaggatgatgatgacgatgaagaggaggaggaggaggaagatgaTGAATTTGAGCTGGAACCGGATCAACCGAAACGGCGAAAACGGATCAAGAAGAAAGGGACCAAACTAGCGGAACGGATGGCGAAGAGCGACAGCTTGATCGCGCAGTTCTGCAAAATGTTCTGCGACCAGTGCTCGCAGGAGTTTCCCAACTTTAGTCAGCTGTACGCGCACAGCGCCGCCGTTCACCAGCGAAAGCCGGCCGTGTTCTGCTGCGATCGCAAGTTCAACAACCGGATCCGGCTGTTCGATCACATCCAGCGGCACGTGGATCCGGATCGGTTTCAGTGCAAGCACTGCAAGCGCGTCTGTTTGGATCGGGAGAGCTTGAAGAGGCACACGGTTATGGTGCACACGCCGGAGGAGAAGCGACCGTTCAAGTGCGATCGATGTCCAAAGTCCTACACCATTCAGAACGAGTTCGTCAAGCACGTCAAGTACCACCAGGCGATGGACACGAAGGAGTTCCCGTGTGGGCTGTGCGATAAGTT CTTCGGCAACGCGGCCCTGCTCAAGCAGCACAACAAGAACGTCCACTCGACGACGTACGAGTTCGTGTGTGACACGTGCGCCAAAGGGTTCAACTCGCGCGGCCTGTTCACGAAGCACCTGAAAGAGCACGACCCGAAGGTGCGCGCCGAGAAGGCCCAGTGCCCGATCTGCTTCCAGTGGCTGCTCAAGGTCAGCCTGAGCAAGCACGTGATGCGGCACAACTCGGGCGGTCCGGTGCGGTGTGACCTGTGCGGGAAGGAGTCACCGAACCTGTTGGCGCTGCGCAGCCACAAGCAGTTCTTCCACAAAGAGGCCAAGTTCGGGTGTAGCGTGTGCGATAAGGTGTTCAAGCGGGCGATCAGCTTGAAGGAACACATGGCTACGCACAGCGGAGCCGTGCTGTATACGTGTCCGCACTGCCCGAAGACGTTCAACTCGAACGCGAACATGCACTCGCACCGGAAGAAGATGCACCCGCAGGAGTGGCTGGACGCGAAGATGCAGCGGCTGACGAAGCACGAAACCAAAGGggaggagggggagggggaatAA
- the LOC119771110 gene encoding uncharacterized protein LOC119771110: MECVQKKYEPTAVLHKGSDNSSVVERDFHSPDSYEHEDEEMIDIMDVWKANYALQESQLQSLQHMQFHVEYPSTSSSSSYADDNCNTVEYDDESGTPHPHHSVTEVIRTAVQKAGCQLQEDKRRVSRQFLTNLNIAQLQVIVNDLQRYIELLNDELVQLLMERDELQMSQDATLIDIEDLSLYFSEEMMQNKHPRN; the protein is encoded by the coding sequence ATGGAGTGCGTGCAGAAAAAGTACGAACCCACAGCAGTGCTTCACAAAGGGTCCGATAACAGCTCCGTGGTGGAGAGAGATTTTCACTCCCCCGATTCGTACGAGCATGAGGACGAAGAAATGATCGACATCATGGACGTTTGGAAGGCGAACTACGCGCTTCAGGAGTCACAGCTTCAGTCACTTCAGCACATGCAGTTCCACGTCGAGTATCCGAgcacatcgtcgtcgtcgtcttacGCGGATGACAACTGCAACACCGTGGAGTACGACGACGAGTCGGGCACGCCGCACCCCCACCACTCGGTCACCGAGGTGATCCGGACGGCGGTCCAGAAGGCGGGCTGCCAGCTGCAGGAGGATAAACGGCGCGTCTCGCGCCAGTTCCTCACCAACTTGAACATCGCTCAACTACAAGTTATTGTTAACGACTTACAGAGGTATATAGAACTGTTGAATGACGAGCTGGTGCAGCTGCTGATGGAGCGCGACGAGCTGCAGATGAGCCAGGACGCCACGTTGATCGATATAGAAGATTTGTCGCTTTACTTTTCCGAAGAGATGATGCAAAATAAACACCCACGTAACTAG
- the LOC119765204 gene encoding zinc finger and SCAN domain-containing protein 31-like: MYRNAINDPHQCRLCLRVCEDAFLESIFSESEYSIAHQIFECTSIRVTRQDNLTKICRNCAALLFVTTEFRNACFKTNRLLAEDFVILEVGEWTEPASRAALAECSQLIVKHRQQVDYLYASVVPDSEAYLAGSLAIERELFNSATEKEQKDVDGRAEARLVSAELEAEEPDPEIIQEITKFLEEQQTIDGGNLCEICRLDDAKPQEVEKNKRQQRVCGMCQQMICLVSAWQSLARRSGRRRPATNVATRLQTIQEALRHVSKLLDDLQTLLRKSDTVKPAIKLKPSRNRKKATCPQCAKQIDSWKLKAHLNEHEDRKPFRCEQPGCDSAFSGADLLRRHGKVWHTDHFYKSCPSCGKRCKTQGIYKTHVSYHEEPKLPCEVCGKLMRNQRAMWKHRKSHESPEQRKHVCEVCGKRFAVAYTLRVHRRTHTNEKPYPCGSCEKRFQYKCLLKSHVERHHKGVGEGAE; this comes from the exons atgtatCGGAACGCCATCAACGACCCGCACCAGTGTCGGCTGTGCCTTCGGGTGTGCGAGGACGCCTTCCTGGAGAGCATCTTCAGCGAGAGCGAGTACAGCATCGCGCACCAGATCTTCGAGTGCACCTCGATCCGGGTAACGCGCCAGGACAACCTGACCAAGATCTGCCGGAACTGCGCGGCGCTGCTGTTCGTGACCACCGAGTTCCGGAACGCGTGCTTCAAGACGAACCGCCTGCTCGCGGAGGACTTTGTCATCCTGGAGGTGGGCGAGTGGACGGAGCCGGCGAGCCGGGCCGCGCTCGCCGAGTGCTCCCAGCTGATCGTGAAGCACCGCCAGCAGGTGGACTATCTGTACGCGAGCGTCGTCCCGGACTCGGAGGCGTACCTGGCGGGATCGCTGGCGATCGAGCGGGAACTGTTCAACTCGGCGACGGAAAAGGAGCAGAAGGATGTGGACGGTCGAGCTGAAGCGAGGCTTGTTAGCGCAGAGCTGGAAGCGGAAGAACCCGACCCGGAGATCATTCAGGAAATCACCAAGTTCTTGGAGGAGCAGCAAACCATCGACGGTGGGAACCTCTGCGAGATCTGCAGGTTGGACGATGCGAAACCACAGGAAGTCGAGAAGAACAAGCGGCAACAACGCGTCTGTGGAATGTGTCAGCAAATGATCTGTCTCGTAAGTGCTTGGCAGAGCTTGGCACGACGAAGCGGTAGGAGACGACCGGCGACAAACGTCGCAACCAGACTCCAAACGATACAGGAAGCGCTGAGGCACGTTTCGAAGCTTCTGGATGACCTGCAGACACTTCTTCGGAAGAGCGACACTGTAAAACCAGCAATCAAGCTTAAACCTTCAAGAAATCGAAAGAAAGCCACCTGCCCGCAATGTGCCAAGCAGATCGACAGCTGGAAGCTGAAGGCACATCTGAACGAGCACGAAGACAGGAAACCCTTCCGGTGCGAGCAGCCGGGCTGCGACAGCGCATTCAGCGGAGCCGACCTGTTGAGGCGACACGGCAAGGTGTGGCATACCGACCACTTCTACAAGAGCTGCCCGAGCTGCGGCAAGCGGTGCAAGACGCAGGGCATCTACAAGACGCACGTGTCGTACCACGAGGAGCCGAAGCTGCCGTGCGAGGTGTGCGGGAAGCTGATGCGGAACCA ACGCGCCATGTGGAAGCACCGGAAGTCGCACGAGAGTCCCGAGCAGCGGAAGCATGTGTGCGAGGTGTGCGGCAAGCGGTTTGCGGTGGCGTACACGCTGCGGGTTCACCGCCGGACGCACACCAACGAGAAACCGTATCCGTGTGGGAGCTGCGAGAAGCGGTTCCAGTACAAGTGCTTGCTCAAGAGTCACGTCGAGAGGCATCACAAGGGGGTGGGGGAAGGGGCGGAATAA